A part of Eubacterium sp. AB3007 genomic DNA contains:
- a CDS encoding HD domain-containing protein, giving the protein MENSNVNWKDRSIDIRQEFLADGEKLKALILDDYEQQTQETFEAVCREITDNMNAFKHLIVSFNDLEESESVQINTISDHEGYDYVPLFTDEEECWKGAPGDLKSLPIGTIIEKVLEISGLEGVIINPHGIRIVIRKPILWRIIKLLDPDIDDLFWKNDMLDKAIHLVTDRYRRCFRKGIKMPYITHPLEVLQILISMRADSDLLIAGVLHDLMEEDPYMTEDYIIWEFGHDACELITTLSADIDLSWAENKQCVIDYIQTANVREKLLLLADVVSELRNIEWNLWHGNVNIYDNLGVPKEKLSWYYCEIQMALSELRSYDNSVRVYIEMENLYKDIFVTFFYDEEHQRIFQAHLHGACDAMDKTTDIYTPWHEPIPEKVVRIGRMYAEFIEESWRTKLEWEEQTNPLS; this is encoded by the coding sequence ATGGAAAACAGCAACGTGAATTGGAAGGATAGATCTATCGATATCCGTCAGGAATTTTTGGCAGACGGTGAGAAGTTAAAGGCTTTGATTCTGGATGATTACGAACAACAGACCCAGGAAACGTTTGAAGCGGTCTGTCGGGAAATCACAGATAACATGAACGCATTCAAACATCTGATTGTTTCTTTCAATGACTTGGAAGAGAGTGAATCCGTTCAGATCAACACCATATCCGATCATGAGGGGTATGATTACGTACCGCTATTTACTGATGAGGAGGAATGCTGGAAAGGAGCGCCTGGGGATCTGAAATCTCTTCCTATCGGAACGATCATAGAGAAAGTGCTGGAGATATCCGGTCTAGAAGGGGTCATAATCAATCCCCACGGCATAAGAATTGTGATAAGAAAACCTATACTCTGGCGGATAATCAAGCTTTTGGATCCAGACATTGATGATCTTTTCTGGAAGAATGATATGCTGGACAAAGCCATCCACTTAGTGACAGATCGCTACCGCCGCTGTTTTCGAAAAGGAATAAAGATGCCTTATATCACCCATCCCTTGGAAGTCTTGCAGATACTGATCAGCATGCGCGCGGACTCGGATCTCCTGATTGCCGGTGTCCTTCATGATTTGATGGAGGAAGATCCTTATATGACAGAGGATTATATTATCTGGGAATTCGGGCATGACGCATGTGAGCTGATTACTACGTTGTCAGCGGACATAGATCTGAGCTGGGCCGAAAACAAGCAGTGTGTTATCGACTATATTCAGACAGCGAATGTTCGAGAGAAACTGCTACTGTTGGCGGACGTTGTGTCCGAGCTACGGAACATAGAATGGAATCTCTGGCATGGAAACGTAAACATCTACGATAATCTGGGGGTTCCAAAGGAAAAGTTGTCCTGGTATTACTGTGAGATCCAGATGGCACTGAGTGAGCTCCGGTCTTATGACAACAGTGTCCGCGTCTATATAGAAATGGAGAACCTATATAAGGACATCTTTGTGACCTTCTTTTACGATGAGGAACACCAACGCATATTCCAGGCACATCTTCACGGTGCGTGCGATGCAATGGATAAGACCACTGACATCTACACCCCATGGCACGAGCCGATTCCGGAGAAGGTTGTGCGGATCGGTCGCATGTATGCAGAATTCATCGAAGAAAGTTGGAGAACAAAGCTAGAATGGGAGGAACAAACGAATCCCTTATCGTAG
- a CDS encoding YafY family protein produces the protein MTESNTAVRNKKRLLRLLRYLYEYTDEENPAKTSELAETICGENTPSNRRRIQADIQLLEEEGFDIETIRSYYHAFYMRSREFELPELKLLIDAVSSSRFVTRAKSEDLVRKLSAMASRRQGSKLVRQIYTPDRLKPGNENIYYIVDLITDAINEEKKVSFQYIDYTPAKQKLLRHDGAFYSVSPYALLWDDNHYYMIGYSDSREEINVYRVDRVNALGIKEETAVPKPADFDVDAYGQESVNMFFGEKQEVTLQCENDMMKSVIDQFGEEVETWVVDKAIFRAKVTVNVSQTFFAWVFQFRGRICIYGPEHVRSEYRAMLEKSLMQMSM, from the coding sequence ATGACAGAATCAAATACGGCAGTCAGGAACAAGAAACGTCTCTTGCGCCTGCTCCGCTACCTGTATGAGTACACGGACGAGGAGAACCCGGCGAAGACATCGGAACTGGCGGAGACGATCTGTGGGGAGAATACACCTTCTAACCGGCGGAGGATCCAGGCAGACATCCAGCTTCTGGAGGAGGAGGGGTTTGACATCGAGACCATCAGGAGTTATTACCATGCCTTCTATATGCGTAGCAGGGAGTTTGAATTGCCGGAGTTGAAACTGCTGATCGATGCGGTGAGCTCATCCCGCTTTGTCACCAGGGCCAAGAGCGAGGATCTGGTCAGGAAACTCTCGGCGATGGCCAGCCGCCGGCAGGGCTCAAAGCTGGTGCGCCAGATCTACACCCCGGATCGACTGAAGCCCGGCAACGAGAACATCTACTACATCGTGGATCTCATCACCGATGCCATCAACGAGGAGAAGAAAGTGTCCTTCCAGTATATCGACTACACCCCAGCCAAGCAGAAGCTGCTGCGACATGATGGAGCTTTCTATTCCGTGAGCCCTTACGCCCTGCTTTGGGATGACAATCACTATTACATGATCGGTTACAGCGACAGCCGCGAAGAAATCAACGTATACCGGGTGGACAGGGTGAATGCCTTAGGCATCAAGGAAGAAACGGCGGTGCCAAAGCCTGCCGACTTCGATGTAGATGCTTATGGGCAGGAATCTGTGAACATGTTCTTCGGCGAGAAGCAGGAGGTGACCCTGCAGTGCGAGAATGACATGATGAAGTCGGTGATCGACCAGTTCGGCGAAGAGGTCGAAACCTGGGTGGTGGACAAAGCCATTTTCCGCGCAAAGGTGACAGTCAACGTCAGCCAGACATTCTTCGCCTGGGTTTTCCAGTTCCGTGGACGGATCTGTATCTACGGACCGGAGCACGTGCGCTCAGAATACCGGGCGATGTTGGAGAAATCCCTGATGCAGATGTCGATGTGA
- a CDS encoding zinc-ribbon domain-containing protein, protein MAICKKCGAQIDDQAAFCPVCGAPQDVVKSQPQQQDPFRAEPRQAQGNPFEGEEAPRPQQVQYVDSQYQNQNGNPYQNPYQNQYQQNVVDNGGFGWALLGFCIPLVGLILFLVWKDTKPRTAKSAGKGALVSVIISAVIYIITIVIGVGAGIAQM, encoded by the coding sequence ATGGCGATTTGTAAAAAATGCGGTGCACAGATCGATGATCAGGCAGCATTCTGCCCCGTCTGTGGAGCGCCACAGGATGTAGTGAAGAGCCAGCCGCAACAGCAGGACCCCTTCCGGGCAGAGCCAAGGCAGGCTCAGGGGAACCCCTTTGAGGGAGAAGAAGCCCCGCGGCCGCAGCAGGTGCAGTATGTAGACAGCCAGTATCAGAACCAGAACGGAAATCCATATCAAAATCCGTATCAGAATCAGTATCAGCAGAACGTAGTGGACAACGGTGGATTCGGCTGGGCGTTGTTAGGATTCTGTATTCCTCTGGTGGGGCTGATCCTCTTCCTGGTGTGGAAGGACACCAAACCCAGAACAGCGAAATCTGCTGGAAAGGGTGCTCTGGTCTCCGTGATCATCAGTGCGGTGATCTATATCATCACCATTGTCATTGGCGTTGGTGCGGGCATAGCCCAAATGTAG
- a CDS encoding DUF2085 domain-containing protein: MLRYRALNHLYRILPVVCGCHCRDDRSFHTHGIRHPVCARCEGMLAGWLMAAITGWFWHPPLWCLALCLAPLLVDGSRQQKTAYESNNVRRFMTGILFGYGLLLLLALSLKAVFLWGYGIGSRL; encoded by the coding sequence ATGCTCAGATACAGGGCGCTCAATCATCTCTACAGAATATTACCGGTGGTCTGCGGCTGTCATTGCCGGGACGACCGGTCTTTTCATACACACGGGATCCGGCATCCGGTATGCGCTCGGTGCGAGGGCATGCTGGCAGGGTGGCTGATGGCTGCGATCACCGGCTGGTTTTGGCATCCGCCCCTGTGGTGCCTGGCTTTGTGCCTGGCGCCGCTGCTCGTGGATGGATCAAGGCAGCAGAAGACCGCCTACGAGAGCAATAACGTGAGACGGTTTATGACGGGGATCCTGTTCGGTTACGGTCTGTTGCTTCTGCTCGCCCTGTCACTGAAAGCAGTCTTCCTGTGGGGATACGGGATCGGGAGCCGGTTGTAG
- a CDS encoding ABC transporter ATP-binding protein — protein MYLRLENIKKSFGSGDNRVEVLKGISCDIEKGEICVLLGPSGSGKSTLLNIIGGIETADSGSVIINGDRIEHMGEKALSAYRRRHLGYVFQSYNLIPNLTVRENIEVGAYLSDDPLQLEAMIDTLGLHEHAHKLPSQLSGGQQQRTSIGRALIKNPDVILCDEPTGALDYNTSKEILKLIEHVNETYQNTIVLVTHNDAIKDMAHQVIRLHDGGIRSIVHNDVRRPAEDLDW, from the coding sequence ATGTATTTAAGACTGGAGAATATAAAGAAGTCCTTCGGATCCGGCGATAACCGGGTGGAGGTGCTGAAGGGCATCAGCTGTGACATCGAGAAGGGGGAGATCTGCGTGCTGCTGGGGCCGTCGGGGTCCGGCAAGTCCACCTTGCTGAACATCATCGGCGGGATAGAAACTGCGGACAGCGGTTCTGTGATCATCAACGGAGACCGGATCGAGCATATGGGGGAGAAGGCTTTGTCCGCCTATCGCAGACGACACCTGGGATACGTGTTCCAATCTTACAACCTGATTCCCAACCTGACCGTGCGGGAGAATATCGAGGTGGGCGCTTACCTCAGCGACGATCCGCTTCAATTGGAGGCGATGATCGATACACTTGGATTACACGAGCACGCCCACAAGCTGCCCAGCCAGCTTTCCGGTGGACAACAGCAACGGACATCCATAGGACGGGCGTTGATCAAGAATCCGGATGTGATCCTTTGCGATGAGCCAACGGGGGCGCTGGACTACAACACCTCCAAAGAGATCCTAAAGCTCATCGAGCACGTCAACGAGACCTACCAGAACACCATCGTCCTGGTGACCCACAACGACGCCATCAAGGACATGGCACATCAGGTGATACGGCTGCACGACGGCGGCATCCGGAGCATCGTTCACAATGACGTTCGGCGACCTGCCGAGGATCTGGATTGGTAG